The Arachis ipaensis cultivar K30076 chromosome B10, Araip1.1, whole genome shotgun sequence DNA window cggatccgtcatcggtgatgaacttcatcaccagtagtttcgtactgatagctgcccccaggtcgttaatggtctttctccccaggatgatgttataAGCCGTCGAATCTCGTAATATCACAAAGTCTGCCATGACTGTTCTCCGTCTTTGCCCTTGTCCCACAGAGGTCGGGAGTGTGATGATTCCgtccggcttgatgaagtggtcgcctaaccctaccacaccgtgctggtgggtcgtcaggtcggaatctctcaatcccaaggcatcgaaaacgtttcggaacatgatatttgagtctgcccccgtgtctaccaggattcgtttgacgaggccagttccgaccctagccgtgatgaccatgggcggaCTTTTCGGCAcctcgtcgaaccattggtcctccggGCCGAAAGAGATAGGTGGGAGACCCTTAAGACTTCTAACGGGTGAGGTGGAGACCGCTAGGACCTTGGCATCTTTCTTCTGTGCCGATTTTGACCTCGGGGCGGTATTCCTGGCCATCACCACGTTTaccaccgtgagaccgtggtcgtcACCCTCTGGCTCCTGTCGTCGTCTTGTTTactcggaccgccgtccctggcgtgttcctttggtctttctcTGGCTTCAAAGTGCCGGGCTTGGTTGTAGGCGGGCTaccgtttattggcagccacaatccggctgacttcctcgtcattgatgtattctttggccacgcactggatctTTTGCATTGTCCAGACAGGCTTTGTGGTGAGGTGtttcctgaagtcctcattcgAGAGCCCGTTCGTTAAGCACAAACTTGCCACCGAGTCCGTCAGACCGTCAATTTCCAAGCACTTGTCATTAAAACGGTCCAGGTACTTCCTGGTCGGCTCTCCGGGTCTCTGTGTCACCCCTAGCAAATTTattgggtgtttggctttgacaatcctagtcgtgaactgagccaagaaggcgtggctgatgtcggagaattgggtcaccgagccttgcgggaggttgttgaaccaccgtattgccgGGCCCGCTAAGGTGACTGGGAAAGCGCGACATCTGACCTCGTCACCcactccttctaggttcatcctggcctcaaaggccgtcaagTGTTCAAAAGGGTGATAAAgtatgtgacgtacctcggggggagagccagtctcccccttatatacatgtcagtagtgggccccTCAAGTGGACAGGCCCATACCCTCAAGGACGCTGTCCCACAGCTGTGTgcaagccgtacgggacgcgtgtccgagTCGGGTGGAGGACGTGTTGCTGGGCCGGAGGGaactcgggtcgggttgacccgcgtgaatttgggccaggccgtaacaaaaATATAATGGATACGGTCATGCGGTGTACTAGATTCAAATAGAATTTATATGTATAAGATTAAATAAAATTGTGGTAATTACATAAAGTTGTCACATTGGTAAATTTATCCCATTTCATCATACACTAGAAACTAACCATTAAATATAATAAGAAAGTAAAAATACAAAAACCATTACTAAAATAAAGTACTTAACTAGATCTGATATCATGTTGATCTAATAAAGTCTTGAAATGTGGGTAAAAGAATACTTAACTAGATCTGATATAATGTTCATCTCTTATattaaatgatatttaattttaaaaaattatttttggataCATATTAACTAAAAACCGATACTAACATACTTTTAGTTTATAATTATAAccattattttagtattttaaataAGAATAATATTacatattcaaatttttttatgaatgaagtccaatcaaattaaataagatttaaaataatattaattatattagTTAGTTAACATTAACTAATTTTAGAGTTTAGCTTTATAATTTaggatttaaaattataaatttataatttaagatttaaaatttaaaataaataaaataatttttaaaaaattagataacattgacaaaaacaaaattaattacGTAGCATTACTTTTAGTGATAATTTCCGAAACTTGTATTTATTTAGAGGCACTTTAATCTACATATGGACTACAGAAAAAGTAGCCAAGACACAAGTTGAAGTTCCAATGGCCATGCAgataacaaaaaagaaaacagCAGACCAAGACACTAAAATTTGGCAAAATTACTGCAATGGTATAAAAAAGTCTCATTGCAGCCTCTGCCACAAGacactgaaaaaaaaaatctaaattacaaCGTAGCATATGCATGCAAATGACACAACCTAACCAACCTAAGTAAAATTAATCCACTTAACCATAAATATTTGCATGTTCTTTGAGCAAGTTTAATATATCtttcaaaaataattacaataactCACTCATATAATCtctttatataattattaatagtTATGAGTGGTTTGTAAATATTTTTGTGACACAAATTAAATATGCTCTAAAAATATACAAATAttttagaataaattaaaattgtgTATTCAAGACTCATATAGACGCCCAATCAATCTCCACTGAAGGATACTTCTTCAAATCCAACCCAAGGTTATCAATTTCATCTGGATCCGAGAAATCCAAGAAAGTGATATCGGATTCTGGCGAAGACACACCGCCCGCGGCGGACGATTCATCAGACAGCAAAGGTGAAGACAACTTTGGCTTCTTCTCCAACTTATAATCCTCAAACTCAGCACAACCAAATCCAACGTTGGATTCAGTTGCATTTTCCTCTATCTTAGGCTTTGTATCCACTACAACCTTCTCTGTTTTCTCCAAGCCTTCACAAATGGCTTGGAGTTTCGCGTCCACCGAAGAGGGTAACGGCTTGATTTCCCCGAATTCACCATACACGTGTGCCCCGCGATGGCGAAGGTGAGGGAAATTAAGCCGTGCAAGTTCTCCTCTTAGCTTAAAAGCAGCGTTGTCATAAGCCAACGCTGCTTCTTCAGCCGTTTCGAATGTTCCAAGCCAAAGACGGGTTCGGTTCTTTGGTAGCCTTATCTCTGCTACCCATTTTCCCCAATGCCTTTGCCTCACCCCTCGGTAGAGCTTTGTAGGCTTCGCGGCCGCAGAGGAATTCGTCACGCCGGCATGCTTCATGGGGACAGGCTTTGGCCCTAGGGACAAAGCATGTTGATTCTTTTCTTGTTGTTGTGCAACATGGATTTGTGATTGGATTTGGAGAATTTGAGATGGCGTGAGTTGGTTGAGTCTTATGGAACTTTGGGTGGTAGAATTTAACGGTGAAGGGTTGTAATTGGAAGTGAAGGAATTGTAATAAGAAGGGTATAGTGATGATGATGAAGCAGGGGAAGAAGGTGAGAGAGAAAAAGAGGGTAAATAATTATTATAGTTACTGTTGCTATTATTAGAGTTAGATGAAAAATAATCACTTGTCATAATAAAAGGCTCAAGTGCTTTCATCAACTCTTCATCACTACAAGAGTATGATAAGTAATCTTGTGTCATCATGCTATTGTATATATCTATAGCTGCTGCCATAAGATTCTAATAATacacaagaaaaattaaaagaactatAGGTATTTCAAAATAGTGAAGACGAACCTGTCTCAATTCCAAAACCAGAGAACAAGAGGTTCTTTAAAGAAGCTATGATGAATGATGAAGATTGGACAAAAGGGAAgcaaatagagaaaatatttgtGATCTAACTTAGTTTTATTTGTGGGGGTGGTGACCTCTAATTCAACTCTTGAATTTTAATTGGGGGAACCCTTTTTCATGGGGTTTATATATATACACTCATGTAGTGGTGATGGTCCCCACCGGTATGAAGAATGATATTTGTGGTATTAAGTTGATGCCTAATTTTTCCACTAACAATTGGTTTATACACTTTTACTTGTTTTGTAGtatttatgttttaaatttgaattaatgttTCAACTAAACCGTTGGATTCTTTTCTGTGAAAAAATAATgtgtcaaataaaataaaatataaaacaaaatttaATTNNNNNNNNNNNNNAAGTcagaaaaaataattatattttatattgatcGCATGAAtaataatctaaaaaaaatataattgaacgaatatacaaaatattttatattatcagTACATTTAAATTTAACTCTTAAAACAATACTTATCTTTAGATTAATAATCTTTGTCTTGAGGAAGTGGTATCAATTGAATCAAAGAATAATTATTCACTCATTTTGTCACTTTACACGTTTACTTATTTTGGAAATCTAGACTCTCACTTTAGATAcagaaataatttataaaaatattaatgcaTTAACTTAATAAGAAATTTTAAATAATNNNNNNATAAAAAGCTAAATTATTAGTTTGACAAAATTACCactaaataaaattattcaacaaattattaatttttgaataattttatcgAATTAATCTGATATTTGATGAATGTATCAAATTAATTTAGAAATGATCATTTATAAAATATTCAGAAAATAAAATTGCACACGGGTTTAGGTGTGCAAATGCGCTCTCCAAAATGTTCCTTTGGTTCTTTGCTTGCTCAAATCACGTTCTTTCTTGCTTTGGCTTTTGCCTCGTCAACTTCATTCAATGGGGGGAGCTTTATTCGATGAGGGCTGGCCTATGAAGGAATGACACGTATACTATGACCCTCACATGGAGACTAGCACATGTAACCTCCACCTGATAGCTTTGTCCCACACGTGTCGTTAGTTCATTGGGTTAGGCATAGCTGAAGAAACGAATGGTTCTGTGTTGTGTTGCCCTCGAAATGTCAACTTTTGGTATTTAATGCCTTTACTTGTTTTCTTTTCTCATATCCCATGAATGGATCCATACTCGCATCTGAATTGTTaaatgttaaaaatttaaaaatcatcgTTCCACATCaaccttttgttttgttttgtcagTGTTTGTATGCATCTAAATGCTTATTAAGTTATTATATAGCTTCTTATTAGAAAAAGAGATAAATAagtcattaatttttttatttgtgatatttaaatttttaaaaatttaaacataTTGATATCATATTTATTTAGGTTTATTAGACctaacaaaaaaatcaaatataattCTCATTGTACTAATCTAATTGATACGGATACATAcatgtaataatttttaaaataaaacaaattgaACTCAAGGGTCGATGTGTTCATATTTTAAAGAGATTAAatacttaaaatatatttttaaatttttaaaaaacttaaATATCTACCGACCAAAAAATAAAGGATCAatttgtccttttttttttttttattatatacaaCATACATACAATAATAGTAAGTAGTGTAATTTCAGTGATGCTAAAATATCTTaaagtttttgaatttttatttgatgtactaaataattttttttttcaaatttttcaattaaaattttatatagtcATTTGATTGATATTTGAGAGGATTTCTTGAAAACTAAACCAGAGTGCTCCTTAAGGATACTTACTTTTtgcttaaaaaaaaatattacatttAGTATTATTAAAAGGATTTGGGTAAAtcacataattaaaataaattttacacaatatTATAGAGGCCATGACGATTAATGTTGTTATATAATTCATCTTGCTTCAATGATTTACCAAGAAGATAAACCTAGACTAGTatacatataaatataaaataccaaTTCAGTATTAGCAATCTAATGTGAAAAACATTTAATTAACAACATAGATAGATTTGAAttgaaatattttattctatatacTTTTTTCAGGAGTTGGTCCAATACATTGTATGGTGAATTTGAAATTGATTCATCAATAAAACATGGTTAGGTTATGGCGTTGTGATATTGGAGAGAGACATGGCATCGTCAATTGCGGCGCCACAAAGAAGACGAATTCCGAGTCCCAATAAAAACGTTTTCTCTGCATAAGAATTCAGAGGACAAGTGACCTTAGATCCTATACTCTTGAGGTTCGTGAAAGTCCCTTTTCGTCTACGGTAGCATTTTAGTTACGATAAACCCGAATCTAAGTAAGGTTTTGCTAAATCCTAAAATTAGGAATAAactcttttaaaataaaaaaaattaaaatcaataaaaaaatataatattgtaANNNNNNNNNNNNNNNNNNNNNNNNNNNNNNNNNNNNNNNNNNNNNNNNNNNNNNNNNNNNNNNNNNNNNNNNNNNNNNNNNNNNNNNNNNNNNNNNNNNNNNNNNNNNNNNNNNNNNNNNNNNNNNNNNNNNNNNNNNNNNNNNNNNNNNNNNNNNNNNNNNNNNNNNNNNNNNNNNNNNNNNNNNNNNNNNNNNNNNNNNNNNNNNNNNNNNNNNNNNNNNNNNNNNNNNNNNNNNNNNNNNNNNNNNNNNNNNGGGGTAATGCTATATCTACAAACCTTTTTGTAACTAAAtccaacaaaattaaaatttggcacaatttcagcaaaaaaaaaaaaaatgcaagcaTAGtcactatttttctttttttgcacTTCTGTAGCACAGAATTTTTTGTTGGAGAACGTAGAAATTTATTGTTGGTTGGGTATCAATATTTTAGGATgtgattctttaaaaatttttgtgttgGGTACCAATTTTTTGTGCTTTGCACTAAATTTTAGTGTTGTACATCAAAATTTTAATGCTCTAATTTTCTAACATATAtatgagaaggaggaggaggaggaggaaaagaagatgatgatgatgataatagtgAAAGAGGATGAGGAAGaacaaaagaaggagaagaaattaaataagaggaggaggagaagatagaagaagaagaagaaaaagatgaacgtGTATGGGTTTAAAAAACGTTTGGATATCTAGTTTTATTGTAATAAATTTTAGTTAAACcctaattaaaaatagaaaatatatttgttttgatttttgattttataGGTATTAGAAtgagatttttttaataaataaaataaatattttatttaccaaaATATACAACTTGTAGCATTTTTATCAAAATGCATCGTATCTTTTATCTTGTTTACAGCGTAAATGAAATAAGAgtgcacgtatctcgtttacactataaacgagataaagcACGAAACATGAAaggtgtttattttgtttacaTGTCTAGGTTGTATTAGCGGCAATATTCTATTAAAGCCTTGGAGAAGTTCGGGCTTGTTGTCCCTCTAGAATTTCAAAAGAGGATGATCatcaagaaagaaataaaaaaaataggaatCCAAAAACAGAAGGTCACCTCTGAGTAGGGGTAGCAGGAGTACCCGAATACGCGGGTACCCATCCCTCTCCTATCCGGTCGGGACAGATTTAAACCCGACCCAGGGGTAGGGCGGGTTTTGATCGAGGTGTGCGCGCGCGCGCGTGTACGTCTGCGTGTGCGTGTCCGTGCGTGCGTGTGCATGTTTTTAGGGACTGGATTTTTTATGTGCCTCTATCACCAACAGACCCCCAACTTCCcaagtcttcttctttttcttcttcttcttcttcttctttagagAACCAAAGTCACCAAAGTCTCTTTCTCTGTTGTTCAGTCCCTTACCTCCTCACCGTTGCTGCTCAGCCTTTCATAATCTTATCCCCTCGCCGCTGTTAAGCAGTCACCGTATCTCTTTGCCGTTGCCGCTCAATCCCGCAGATCCTCGCCGTCGTTGTTCACCTCTCGCCTGCCGTCGTTGCTCAATCGTGTAGCTCCTCGCCATCGTTGCTCAGCTCCTGCCTGCCGACGCTGCTCAGTCCCACAGCTCCGCAAGACTGTAAGTTCCTCTTTCTCTTGCTTTCTCGCACTTTTTATCTCTCAATCACATTATGAGATCTAAGTTCTTCTCTTGTTCTTCCACAAATTCATCGCTTGGTCACCGTCGTTGTAAGCTTGGCCGTCGCTGTTGCATGTGAGCCTGTCACCAGAGTCCTTTTTCTCTGTCTCTTTGAGTCTGTGACTGCCCGGTAAGTTCTATAATTTATTATTCGATTTTGTTAATATATGTGTTGAACTGAAGAAAACATCATGTCGTAAGCTATTCAAACTGTGATGTTAATGGTTTTACGAaccagaagagagagagaaagagtgaaagttgagaggagagagaaaaattggTTCTTctcattttgaaaattttaaatgaaTGAATACAGAAAACGGAATAAAATATTTTGTGATTAACCTTATGTACTCCtactataattaattaccatcaacattaaactaataaaaaaataatctaggtaaAACTCTCCTGCAAGCTAGAATTGTATAAATCTAACAATCCTAGCTTGGAAACATTAGTAAGAAAAGGACCCGGTGGTAGAGATTTGGTAAGAAAATCAGCAAGTTGGTCTTTTGAACAGACTGGCATAAGATGAATGAGACCAGACAAATATTTTTCACGTGGTAATCCACTTTAATGTGTTTGGTTCTTTCATAAAAGATAAGATTATTGGCAATGTGAATGGCTGACTGGTTGTCACAGAATAGAGTGATAAACTTTTGAAGCGGCAAACcaataaaattcattaaaaaatttaACCAACTAACTTCACAAGTGGAAACAGCAAGAGACCTATATTCAGCTTTTGCAGAGGACTTGGCAATAGTGGTTTGTTTCTTACTCTTCTAGCTAACAAGAGAGTTCCCAAGCATGAAGCAATAACCGGAAACAGAGCGACGAGTATCGGCACATGTAGTCATCAAATCTGGTGAGATGTAGATTAGAAGTAGAAAAGAAGAATATAAATTGTTTGTAAGTAGTGTTGTCCGTTAAAATGGTGTCTGACTCATTCGAGAGTTGCTGACTATAATCAATTGGTGTGGAGAGAGACTTGCAATCTAGATAACCAAAATCCTTGAGAAGGTCCATGGTGTACTTCCGCTGATAAATATGAATTCCAGAGTCGGAGCGTGCTACTTCTATTCCCAAGAAGTACTTGAGATCACCAAgatcctttattttgaatttttcatcCAAAATTTGCTTGATGGAACTGATTTTGTCAATGTCATCCCCGGTTAAAACCAAGTCATCAACATATACTAGAATGATAGTGAAGCTTTTGGATTGTTTCTTGATGAAAAGGgaataatcataaaaaaactcATCAACAAGAGTCTGAGTGAGTTTAATATTCCATTATCCTCTTGCTTGCTTAAGCCCATATAGAGACTTTTGCAATTTAAAAACTAAACCTAGGTGTAACACATCCAAACTGGTTGGTATCCTCACCTAAACATCCTTGTCCAAATCTCCGTGAAGGATGGCAGTATTGACGTCCAGCTGTTTCAAATGGCATTTCTTTGCCGCTACTAATGCTAACATTATTCGTAAAGTAGTCATTTTGACAACTAGACTAACAGTATCACCATAATCCAATCCTTGCACTTGAGTGAATCCTTTTGCAACTAGCCTCGCTTTGTGACTTTTTATGGTGCCATCAGGATTGAATTTTACCTGAAAAACCCTTTTGCAACCCACAACCTTCTTGTCTTTAGGGAGTTCAGTAAGACACCAAGTTCTGTTCTGATCTAGAGCTGTCAATTTAGCTTGTATTGCCTTTCTCCAACATTCATGTGCAGTCGCTTCATCATAAGTGCTAGGTTCCGAATTAGAGGTGATGGCTAGAGAAAGAGACTTATATTTTGGGGTTAGTTTATTATATGACAAGTGTTGTGAGATAGAATATAAAGAGCTAGAGTTGGCAAAGTTGTTAGAGTGAGCTGCATGAGTTATCATAGAATGGTAGTTCTTCAAATAACTAGGTGGTTTCTTGACTCTTTCAGATTTTCTAATGATGTAGTCATGTGTGATGTTGTAGTTTGTGATGCAGGTGCATTGTTAGTGTGTGGTGCGGTAATGGGTGTAATGGTGTGTGAGAAAATTGGTGAGTGCATTGAGCTTGAGAAATGTTCATTTGAATTTGTGAGTATGGTATGCGTGGGTGATTGCAAATGATGTGTGGATGGTGTATCATAttgaaaaagatcaatgcattatGGAGTATGAGTGGATACCGCAGGAATGTCAGTGCTAGTGGAATGTGAAAATGGAAAATGAGTTTCATAGAAAGTTACATTTTTATATATGAAAATTTCCTTTGATTTTAAATCAATAAGTCGAAAACCCTTTGTTCCTGGTTTAAAACCCAGAAAAGTTATTTTCTTGGCTCTTGGGTCTAATTTTGTTATCGAATTTGTTAATGGAGGCATATGCAAGAGAACCAAATGCTCTTAAATATGAAAGATTAGGTAAGTTACCATACAAAAACTTATAAGGACTAGCATTATCCAGTTTAGTATTGGACAGCTTATTAATTAGGTGAATAGCGTGAGTGACTGTGTATTGCCAAAAACAATGTGGAATTCCTTATTGAAACAACAGTGCTCTAGTAATACCTAAAATGTGCTGGTGTTTTCTCTCTACAATCTTGTTTTGATCTGGCATTTCTAGACAAGAAATTTGTGTAAAATGCCAATTGATACaaaaaagattttagagtgaattCTGACCCATTGTCAGTCCTTATacatttaacttattttttaaattatactctgacaaaattcacaaaattaataaCCAATTGTGAGGGCTCAGATTtagttttcataaaaaaaatccaagtGAATCTGCTTTTTCCATCCACCACAGTAAAAAAATATCTATGTTTTTCATTGGAAGGGACAGAAATGGGACCCCAGATATCCATATGAACTAAGTCAAAATAATCTTTTATTTCAGTTGTACTAAGatcaaaaataatttcttttgttttgcaaaATGACATAAGTCACAAGAAAATTTTGAAGCAATACAATCTATAAAAAGATAATATTTCTTTAGTAAAATCAGTTTATGCATGGGTGTGTGCCCTAATCTAAGATGCCAAATGTTGTTGTGCTCAGTGTGTGAAGGTGTTGTGAGATGAGTAGTAGTCAAAGTTGCCACCAATGAAGCTTGCTTTGTTGGAGGAGGGGAAAAGTGAGAGAATTTTGGTTCTCTACTCATTGTATATAGCCATTCTCTACACTTTGCAATGCCAATCATCTTTGATATGGATCGATCTTGTATCACACAACACTTATCATCGATTAACAGTTAGAAATGTAAGTTTAAGGTTAATTTTGACACAGAGAtcagtttaaaataaaaaaggaatgtACAAAACATTTTTGAGAAAAAAGTTTTTAGAGAATGTGATTATGCCAATGATGGTGCTGACAGTTTTGGTCCCATTTGGCAATATCATATTGATTGGAGTAATATTTTAAAAGCTTACAAAAATTTTTATGTCGAAAGTCACATGATCTGTTGCACCGGAGTCAATGACCCATAGTGCAGATTTTGGAGTGATAATGCTCATAATTCTTGCATTAAAATGTAATACAATAATTTTACCTGGAGTGAAAGTCTGAATGGAATTAGTCAAAATTTGGTTTGTATTATGAGGTTGTTGCTGCACACTTTTGTCTTTGATCAACTCTAACAAGACAAATATTTGTTCTGGAGTGAACTCAAATCTTGATATTTCAGTGTTCTCTTGGAGACAATTAAACTAGGATTGTTTGTCACTGAGTATATCATCATGCTCCTCAGTGATTACATGATTGATTATGGTGTTATTTTGCTGCCGTTGCTGGAAATGGGAGGAGTACCATGCTTCTTATAGCACACATCTTCTATGTGGCCTTGCTTGTTACAATGAGAGAATGCCATTGATCTTGAATCGGATTTGTGTTACTCTTCAAAATTTGAGATTGAAGATTCGTGAGTTGATGGAGAAGATTGGCATTGCTCTGGTTGTCAAAACCATAACTCAAGGATCTGTTTACCATGTCCGCcattttgagaaatcaatgaatCACAGAGTAATAGGGAGTGAGATCTTCTTCCTTCCAACTCGTTGATTGGAACAGCTATGTTCACCAAGAAAGAATCTTGTGAAATAACCTTTCATCAAACTTTATTGGATGAGTTTGATGGAAGAGATAAGAAAGcggaaaagaaaatatagaaagaaaaataagggaaagaaaaaaaaaaaacggcgTCATTGGCAATTATTGGCAATTCACAACTTTTTAATTCGATTCACAACTTGGTTGCTCTCCACGTTCGTCGCACCATGAAAAAAATCTCATATCCTAAGCTATTCAAGGTGTTATGTTAATGGTTTGACGAACctgaagagagaaaagaagagtGAAAGTTGAGAGAGGGAGAAAAATTGGTTCttctcattttaaaaattttaaataaatgaatacaaaaaattgaagaaaaatagtGGTTAACTTTATGTTTTCTACTATAATTAATTTCTATCAACATtaagctaataaaaaaataatctaagtaACATGAACAGTGAGTTTATATGTGTTTGATTGAGAATTTTGTTATAAttttgttgattgagaattattttgTTGATTGTAATTTATTTGTACAGTGGGTTTATATTCATTTTGATTGAGAATTAGAGACTTTGttgttacaattttttttatatgtgtctaattgtaattttttatttaatgtatATGTAAATCTACCTTATTTTAAATATCCAAAATATAGTA harbors:
- the LOC107624437 gene encoding ethylene-responsive transcription factor RAP2-4-like isoform X2 translates to MKALEPFIMTSDYFSSNSNNSNSNYNNYLPSFSLSPSSPASSSSLYPSYYNSFTSNYNPSPLNSTTQSSIRLNQLTPSQILQIQSQIHVAQQQEKNQHALSLGPKPVPMKHAGVTNSSAAAKPTKLYRGVRQRHWGKWVAEIRLPKNRTRLWLGTFETAEEAALAYDNAAFKLRGELARLNFPHLRHRGAHVYGEFGEIKPLPSSVDAKLQAICEGLEKTEKVVVDTKPKIEENATESNVGFGCAEFEDYKLEKKPKLSSPLLSDESSAAGGVSSPESDITFLDFSDPDEIDNLGLDLKKYPSVEIDWASI
- the LOC107624437 gene encoding ethylene-responsive transcription factor RAP2-4-like isoform X1, producing MAAAIDIYNSMMTQDYLSYSCSDEELMKALEPFIMTSDYFSSNSNNSNSNYNNYLPSFSLSPSSPASSSSLYPSYYNSFTSNYNPSPLNSTTQSSIRLNQLTPSQILQIQSQIHVAQQQEKNQHALSLGPKPVPMKHAGVTNSSAAAKPTKLYRGVRQRHWGKWVAEIRLPKNRTRLWLGTFETAEEAALAYDNAAFKLRGELARLNFPHLRHRGAHVYGEFGEIKPLPSSVDAKLQAICEGLEKTEKVVVDTKPKIEENATESNVGFGCAEFEDYKLEKKPKLSSPLLSDESSAAGGVSSPESDITFLDFSDPDEIDNLGLDLKKYPSVEIDWASI